A stretch of Coccidioides posadasii str. Silveira chromosome 2, complete sequence DNA encodes these proteins:
- a CDS encoding uncharacterized protein (EggNog:ENOG410PQH1~COG:L~BUSCO:9715at33183): protein MRVPSPAQSSLKWLGSLKATQLQRIAFLTGVSSSGTKLALIERITKALSSPAHALLNTTGRVQNDKRDVHDGTLSILSIDMGIRNLAYAHLLAYPERNKEKDGRSFTSLHSPILDAWNRLVISEFPNHSTSKIDMLAPLPLLSGNHRNSKAECKHRGSSEVRPEVEEVDTISTAEKESFAPDIYASHAYTLITSLIDTFRPTHVLIERQRFRTGGGSAVQEWTIRVGVFEGMLYAVLHTLKRESKNADLNIMVQGVEPQRVARYWIETDPEMEAKVKEKKKKPTSKEGKKAKVDLVGRWISSPTDDGSEKLAKVGIEANSQANRMAEAFLRKWRKGRKGSEVVGASEDALISSTGLKPTKSVKRKRKGDDSNTNPTTATNGQDQVDIGKLDDLADCLLQGVAWLEWQRMRERIIAEGVDGVLSI, encoded by the coding sequence ATGCGGGTCCCCTCGCCGGCTCAATCGTCCCTCAAATGGCTCGGTTCACTTAAAGCCACTCAGCTCCAACGAATTGCGTTTTTAACTGGGGTATCGTCCTCCGGGACAAAACTGGCCTTGATCGAGCGTATAACGAAAGCCCTCTCTTCACCTGCTCATGCGCTTTTGAATACCACAGGTAGAGTACAGAATGACAAGCGAGACGTCCACGATGGGACGCTGAGCATCCTGAGCATCGATATGGGAATCAGGAATTTAGCATATGCACATTTACTTGCTTATCCCGAGAGAAATAAAGAGAAGGATGGTCGTTCATTTACGTCTTTACATTCTCCAATCCTTGATGCGTGGAATCGCCTGGTTATATCAGAATTTCCGAACCATTCTACTTCCAAAATTGATATGCTCGCACCATTACCGTTGCTGAGCGGGAACCATAGAAACAGTAAGGCGGAATGTAAGCATCGGGGGTCATCGGAAGTCAGGCCAGAAGTCGAGGAAGTGGACACAATATCCACCgcagaaaaagaatcttTTGCTCCCGATATATACGCCTCTCATGCATATACACTTATCACTTCTCTCATTGACACTTTCCGACCGACTCATGTTCTCATAGAACGGCAGCGCTTTCGCACAGGAGGGGGAAGTGCAGTTCAAGAATGGACTATTCGCGTTGGCGTCTTCGAGGGCATGCTTTATGCCGTACTACATACGTTGAAACGAGAATCCAAGAATGCCGATCTGAATATAATGGTGCAGGGCGTTGAACCACAAAGGGTGGCAAGGTACTGGATAGAAACAGACCCTGAAATGGAGGCGAAggtaaaagagaaaaagaagaagccaacGTCaaaggaagggaagaagGCAAAAGTTGATCTAGTCGGAAGATGGATTTCTTCTCCTACAGACGACGGGAGTGAAAAGCTTGCTAAAGTTGGGATTGAAGCAAATAGTCAGGCAAATAGAATGGCGGAGGCATTCCTGAGAAAATGGAGAAAGGGACGGAAAGGATCTGAAGTGGTTGGAGCTTCAGAGGACGCCTTGATATCATCCACTGGACTCAAGCCGACGAAATCTGTTAAGCGTAAGCGGAAAGGGGATGACTCTAACACCAACCCCACTACTGCGACAAACGGTCAGGACCAAGTCGATATCGGCAAGCTTGATGACCTGGCAGACTGTCTTCTTCAGGGTGTCGCTTGGCTGGAGTGGCAAAGGATGCGGGAACGGATTATAGCAGAGGGAGTGGATGGTGTTCTGAGTATATGA